From the Desulfosarcina sp. BuS5 genome, one window contains:
- a CDS encoding ATP-binding protein: MLKRSALQYLENWKDKKIRKPLVIRGARQVGKSYLVRIFAKEAGLDLMEINLELSDDYADCFTSKDPNQIITLLELKTSRRITPGKTLLFLDEIQATPQILASLRYFYELMPRLHVIAAGSLLEFVLEEHTFSMPVGRIEYLHLGPMTFKEFLTGTGREQLKEFIEQFQIHDKFPSVIHTELMKMFKIYCAVGGMPEAIQAYQDSGSMLDVDTIKHSILLTYRDDFSKYGKRVKHIRLQRVFQKLPMQVGQKLKYVNLDRNEKSSELKKSLHLLALARVYAPVYHSGANGVPLRAESNEKVQKPLFLDVGLLTAACGMSYADIASADKVKLVNSGPISEQFIGQHLLYARQYYEEPELFYWCREKRQASSEVDYVQAFRSMIFPVEVKAGKTGTLKSLQVFIKEKGVKLGVRFNADLPALHNANFSLPGASGTFRLFSLPLYMVEELQRILDSM; this comes from the coding sequence ATGCTGAAAAGATCCGCGTTGCAATATCTCGAAAACTGGAAAGACAAAAAAATAAGAAAACCGCTCGTCATCAGAGGAGCACGTCAGGTGGGCAAATCATATCTTGTTCGCATATTTGCCAAAGAAGCAGGATTAGATCTCATGGAAATCAACCTTGAGCTTAGTGATGATTATGCTGACTGTTTCACCTCAAAAGATCCCAACCAGATTATTACACTGCTTGAGTTAAAAACTTCCCGGAGAATAACGCCCGGCAAGACCCTTCTTTTTCTTGATGAAATCCAGGCCACACCGCAAATTCTGGCATCCCTGCGCTATTTTTATGAATTGATGCCCAGGCTGCATGTCATTGCCGCAGGTTCTCTGCTGGAATTTGTCCTGGAAGAACATACATTTTCAATGCCGGTGGGAAGAATAGAATACCTGCACCTTGGGCCGATGACCTTTAAAGAGTTTCTGACCGGAACCGGCAGAGAGCAACTGAAAGAATTCATTGAGCAGTTCCAGATTCATGATAAATTCCCGTCGGTTATCCATACTGAGCTCATGAAGATGTTCAAGATTTATTGTGCTGTTGGCGGTATGCCGGAAGCTATTCAGGCATATCAGGATAGCGGCTCCATGCTTGATGTGGATACCATTAAGCATTCAATACTTCTCACCTACCGAGATGATTTCAGTAAATATGGTAAACGTGTCAAGCATATCCGACTCCAGAGAGTTTTTCAAAAACTGCCCATGCAGGTGGGACAAAAGCTTAAATACGTCAACCTGGACCGAAACGAAAAAAGTTCCGAACTGAAAAAATCATTGCATCTACTGGCCCTGGCCAGGGTATACGCGCCGGTTTACCATAGCGGGGCAAACGGGGTGCCGTTAAGGGCTGAAAGCAACGAAAAGGTGCAAAAGCCGTTATTCCTGGATGTTGGGCTGCTCACAGCAGCCTGCGGGATGAGCTATGCTGATATTGCAAGCGCGGATAAAGTTAAGCTGGTTAATTCCGGTCCTATCAGTGAGCAGTTTATTGGCCAGCATCTTCTCTACGCCCGGCAATATTATGAAGAGCCGGAACTTTTTTACTGGTGCCGGGAAAAACGGCAGGCATCATCCGAGGTTGATTATGTCCAGGCTTTCCGCAGCATGATCTTTCCGGTGGAGGTGAAGGCGGGAAAAACCGGGACCCTGAAATCTTTGCAGGTATTTATCAAAGAAAAGGGAGTTAAATTGGGAGTCCGCTTCAATGCCGACCTGCCGGCCCTCCATAATGCAAATTTTTCTTTGCCGGGAGCGTCCGGCACATTCAGATTATTCTCTCTTCCCCTTTACATGGTTGAGGAACTGCAAAGAATTCTTGACAGCATGTAA
- a CDS encoding type II toxin-antitoxin system PemK/MazF family toxin has product MKAGDIYWVSLDPAIGDEIKKRRPVLVLNGGHDKHLKLAIILPVTAWNPYWKENPFFVSLEPCTNNGLQKKSVVDCFQIRAISHRRFAEKIGNISNDEISLVKKSIALILDIEPEHCELDD; this is encoded by the coding sequence TTGAAAGCCGGTGATATCTATTGGGTAAGTCTTGATCCAGCTATCGGGGATGAAATTAAGAAAAGACGGCCTGTACTCGTCTTGAACGGTGGTCATGACAAGCATCTCAAGCTTGCCATTATTTTACCTGTCACTGCCTGGAACCCGTATTGGAAGGAAAATCCTTTTTTCGTTTCTCTGGAACCTTGTACAAACAATGGCCTTCAAAAAAAATCTGTAGTTGACTGTTTTCAGATCAGAGCCATCAGCCACAGGAGATTTGCGGAAAAGATCGGAAACATCTCAAACGATGAAATCAGCCTTGTAAAAAAGTCAATTGCCCTGATTCTTGATATTGAGCCGGAACATTGCGAGTTGGATGATTAG
- a CDS encoding crotonobetainyl-CoA--carnitine CoA-transferase: MLVQTKVQIDAKDHNFIKKTYKGFRYRSLSEYMREAINAKVKEDRKRLREFKRMEAMEMIGRAQYDNLFESIEGEDFESR, translated from the coding sequence ATGCTGGTTCAGACCAAAGTGCAGATTGACGCAAAAGATCATAATTTCATCAAGAAAACGTATAAGGGCTTTCGCTACAGAAGCCTTAGTGAATATATGCGAGAGGCTATCAACGCCAAGGTTAAAGAAGACCGCAAAAGGCTTCGGGAATTTAAGAGGATGGAAGCCATGGAGATGATCGGCAGGGCACAATATGATAACCTTTTTGAATCGATAGAAGGGGAAGATTTTGAAAGCCGGTGA
- a CDS encoding P-type ATPase: MVFALASVTINGLPIIWGGIKGLVQRKLNVDELVSLAIIACLVRGNFLEAAFVSFVMMLGALIEEAASSSARKSIQSLIGIAPQTATVLINGRAITKPINEVKVGEILLVKPGERIPVDTVVRKGNSAVDEFSITGEARCHAPYRHRKTFFNFNRAL, translated from the coding sequence ATGGTCTTTGCCCTGGCATCTGTGACTATAAACGGACTTCCCATAATCTGGGGTGGTATCAAAGGCCTTGTACAGCGCAAACTGAATGTGGATGAACTCGTAAGCCTGGCAATCATAGCATGTCTTGTTCGGGGGAATTTTCTGGAGGCGGCTTTTGTCAGCTTTGTTATGATGTTGGGTGCTTTAATAGAAGAAGCAGCAAGCAGTTCAGCACGAAAGTCGATTCAATCTCTAATTGGTATCGCACCGCAAACAGCCACAGTGCTTATTAATGGCCGGGCGATCACAAAACCGATTAACGAAGTTAAGGTTGGAGAAATCCTTCTGGTTAAACCTGGCGAGCGTATCCCCGTCGATACTGTGGTAAGAAAGGGAAACAGTGCGGTGGACGAATTTTCAATAACGGGTGAAGCGAGGTGTCATGCACCATACCGACATAGAAAAACTTTCTTCAATTTTAATCGAGCTTTATGA
- a CDS encoding MarR family winged helix-turn-helix transcriptional regulator: protein MHHTDIEKLSSILIELYEKMSSWEHAVVKESGLTPAQMHAIEIMGHQESLRMKELAQKLGVTTGTLTVMIDRLEQNDLILRKPHENDRRSIVLVLTKKGQKYFKEHHKLHLELTSEITSSLNEDETKQFYTFIEKLVSHF from the coding sequence ATGCACCATACCGACATAGAAAAACTTTCTTCAATTTTAATCGAGCTTTATGAAAAGATGTCTTCCTGGGAACATGCCGTGGTTAAGGAAAGCGGTCTAACCCCTGCCCAAATGCATGCCATCGAAATTATGGGCCATCAGGAGAGTCTTCGGATGAAGGAACTGGCCCAAAAGCTGGGTGTCACAACAGGAACTCTCACGGTTATGATCGACCGACTGGAACAAAATGATTTGATATTGCGAAAGCCTCATGAAAACGATCGTCGTTCCATCGTTCTTGTCCTCACGAAAAAGGGTCAAAAATATTTTAAAGAACACCATAAATTGCACCTTGAACTAACCAGTGAAATCACATCTTCATTGAATGAAGATGAAACAAAGCAATTTTACACTTTTATTGAAAAACTTGTCAGTCACTTTTGA